In Roseibium algicola, the DNA window CCTCGTCGTCCCGTGCGATATCGAGCACGGCACGCCAGCTGCCGCTTTCCAGCCGCTGGACGAACTGATGCTCCACCTTGCCGTTCTGCAGGGTCAGTCTCGGTGTCAGAGGAGCTTCCGCCCCCATGTCACCCAGATTTCCGCCGGCAAATTCCACGACGAACTTGCGCAGTTTCGGGTCCGGATCTGAGGCAGCCGCGCCACCATGCCCTGTGCTGGTCGCGATTACCTGTGCCAGCTCGGTTCCCGGTTCCGGTTCACGGCCCCAGATCATCCGATAGGCAAAGCGATGTTCGGAGCCTGCCTTGGCGCCGTTTTCCGGCACCCAGCAAGCAACGAGGTTGTCGTAGATCTCTTTTTCGGCCGGGATTTCCGCCAGCATGACCTGGCCGTTGCCCCAGTCGTTGATCGGCTCGATCCACAGCGACGGACGGCGCTGATACTTGGCTTCCGTGTCCTGGTAATGATCGAAATTCCGGTCGCGCTGCAACAGGCCAAAGCCTGCCGGGTTCTCCTCGTTGAAGAAGGACAGAGCAAGCTTTTCCGGATTGCGGGCCGGCCGCCACAGACGCTGGCCATTCTGGCGCAGGATCAAGAGACCGTCATTGTCATGAACTTCCGGGCGATAGTCGTCGAAGTTGGTGCGGTCGTTCTCGCCGAACAGATACATCGAAGTCAGTGGCGCAATTCCGAGGCGTTCGACATCGTCGCGCAGGAAAATGTGCGCATCCACTTCCACAACCGTGTTGATGCCCGGCTTGATCGTGAACTGGTAGGCACCGGCAACGCGCTCGCTCTCCAGTTCGGCATAGAGCCGCATTTCGGCAGCGCCGTCCGTCGGCCGCTCCAGATAGAACTTCGTGAAACGTGGAAACTCTTCCGGTCCGGCGATGGCCGTATCGATCGCAAGTCCGCGTGCGGACAGGCCGTAGACGTTGCCCTTGCCGAGCGCACGGAAATAGCTTGCCCCCAGGAACACCACCAACTCGTCGAAATATTCCGGAGTGTTCAGCGGATGGTGCAGGCGGAAGCCGGCGATGCCCGGCAGATCCACATCCTTGAATTTTTCCGGATCCAGCGGCTCGCGATATTCAAAATCCGCGCCGGTGAAGTGCAGTTCGCTGATATTGCCGTCGACGATCTCATAAAGTTCCACCGGCTCCTTGTAGAGCCAGCCCGGGTGGAACGCCTGAAGCTGATAGTTGCTGCCGGTGTCCTTCCAGACGGACTTTTCGGGATTGAACCGGATTGCACGATGCTGGTCATAATCGAGATTGGCGAGGATTTCGGGAAGAGCCGGTACATCGGGCGCAAATGCGTTCCCGGCCTTTTCTTTCATGCGCTCGACGAGCGCGGAAAAGTTAAACTCTTCGCCTGCCGCAAAGGCTCCGCCTGTTTGTGCAGGTGCGGTATTCTCTGCTGCGAGTGCAGTGCGGATGTCCGCGCCTGCCAGAGCACCGGCCGCCAGGGCCGTTGCCGATAAAAACGTGCGCCGATTGATCACGACGATTGGCCACCTTGTTGAAATTAAAGTGTTCTTTTTGGTTCACTTTTGAATGAGCACGCGCACTGCAGCAATTTTATGGAGAAAACCGGTCCAAAAAATGGCATTCCTGTGCAATGCAACATCGTACGCTTGTTCGTTCGACTTTCAAACGTCCAAACAGCCGGTTGGTTTCATATTTTTTTGAAAAAAGTTCCGCTCAGAGACCGATTGTAACCAGCTGGGAAACGTAACTTCCGATTGCTATTGCCGATGTGAGGCCGGGGGATTCGATTCCGTAGAGCGTGACCAGGCCCGCAAGGCCATGATCTGACGGCCCGTCAATTCGGAAATCGGCCGCGGGTTCACCCGGACCGGCGATCTTGGGCCGGATGCCGGAATAGTCTGGCAAAAGTGCATCGTCCGGCAGGCCGGGCCAGTAGCTGCGGATGGCGGCATAGAACCTGTCGCCCCGGGCGGGATCCACCTTGTAGTCGGCAGCCTCCACCCATTCGACATCCGGACCGAAGCGTGCCTGGTGCTGCAGGTCGAGTGTCAGGTGAACACCGAGCCCGCCGGGTTCCGGCACGGGGTAGATGAGCTTGGAAAAAGGGGCCTTGCCCTGAAGCTTGAAATAACTGCCTTTTGCGAGGTAGGCGGCCGGTGGCTTGGCACCCTCAAGCCCGGCAGCCAGGGCAGGTGCGCCGTGGCCTGCGGACAGGATCAACTCCTTGCAGGTGAGGGCATAGGTTTCCGTTCCCTCCGTTTCCGCATGCACCCGGTAACCGCCATCAGCCAGGCGCTCGAGGCGCGCAACTCTCGTGTTCAGCACAACCTGACCGCCGTTAGCCTCGAGCTCTCCCTGTAGAGCCAGCATGAAACCGTGACTGTCGACGATGCCTGTGGAGGGGGAATGCAGTGCGCCGGTGCAGGCAAGCTCCGGTTCGGCTTTGTTCAGGCTGTCCTGGTCCAGGAATACGAGATCTGTAACGCCGTTTTCCGCCGCTTTGCGGCGGATTGACTGCAGTTGCTCCAATTGATCGTTATTGGACGCAACGATCAGTTTTCCAATCTGCTCGAAACCGACGCCATTCTCGGCACAAAACCGGTAAAGCCGTTCTTTGCCCTCCACACAAAACCGAGCCTTCAGGCTGCCCGTGGGATAGTAGATGCCCGCGTGGATGACTTCCGAATTGCGGGCGCTGGTTTCCGATCCGATCAGGCCGTGCTGTTCCAGCACCATGACCTCGCGGCCGGTCAGCGCCAGTTCACGCGCAATCGCAAGTCCAACGGCACCGGC includes these proteins:
- a CDS encoding glucan biosynthesis protein, translated to MINRRTFLSATALAAGALAGADIRTALAAENTAPAQTGGAFAAGEEFNFSALVERMKEKAGNAFAPDVPALPEILANLDYDQHRAIRFNPEKSVWKDTGSNYQLQAFHPGWLYKEPVELYEIVDGNISELHFTGADFEYREPLDPEKFKDVDLPGIAGFRLHHPLNTPEYFDELVVFLGASYFRALGKGNVYGLSARGLAIDTAIAGPEEFPRFTKFYLERPTDGAAEMRLYAELESERVAGAYQFTIKPGINTVVEVDAHIFLRDDVERLGIAPLTSMYLFGENDRTNFDDYRPEVHDNDGLLILRQNGQRLWRPARNPEKLALSFFNEENPAGFGLLQRDRNFDHYQDTEAKYQRRPSLWIEPINDWGNGQVMLAEIPAEKEIYDNLVACWVPENGAKAGSEHRFAYRMIWGREPEPGTELAQVIATSTGHGGAAASDPDPKLRKFVVEFAGGNLGDMGAEAPLTPRLTLQNGKVEHQFVQRLESGSWRAVLDIARDDEEIPVEFILALQLDGTDVTETWMYQWSGNR
- a CDS encoding NAD(P)/FAD-dependent oxidoreductase — its product is MHDIETLVIGAGAVGLAIARELALTGREVMVLEQHGLIGSETSARNSEVIHAGIYYPTGSLKARFCVEGKERLYRFCAENGVGFEQIGKLIVASNNDQLEQLQSIRRKAAENGVTDLVFLDQDSLNKAEPELACTGALHSPSTGIVDSHGFMLALQGELEANGGQVVLNTRVARLERLADGGYRVHAETEGTETYALTCKELILSAGHGAPALAAGLEGAKPPAAYLAKGSYFKLQGKAPFSKLIYPVPEPGGLGVHLTLDLQHQARFGPDVEWVEAADYKVDPARGDRFYAAIRSYWPGLPDDALLPDYSGIRPKIAGPGEPAADFRIDGPSDHGLAGLVTLYGIESPGLTSAIAIGSYVSQLVTIGL